The Quercus robur chromosome 7, dhQueRobu3.1, whole genome shotgun sequence genome has a segment encoding these proteins:
- the LOC126693143 gene encoding presenilin-like protein At1g08700, producing MESSILESIGVEIIGVMSPVSICMFLVVLLVYSLSPSNPFSSPSIPIRTAANLVYLETPSDSATQKLEGSLLNALVFVILIAVVTFLLVVLYYYNFTNFLKNYMRFSAFFVLATMGGSIFLSIIQHFSIPVDSITCFLLLFNFTVVGVLSVFSGGIPIILRQAYMVSLGIIVATWFTKLPEWTTWALLVALAVYDLVAVLAPGGPLKLLVELASSRDDELPALVYEARPVVSRSRGSNLGLLVGGVSDSGSVELQAVNEGENHRPTTNEGESFPLVSHSRERHSFSSESSEQSTVVVSCDRVQNREPEIVVDEEMSPLVEMMGLGNEREQQTRRDNVEVHGGGSDRGIKLGLGDFVFYSVLVGRAAMYDLMTVYACYLAIISGLGCTLILLSVCHRALPALPISIALGVVFYFLTRLLMEPFVVGTATNLMMF from the coding sequence ATGGAGTCAAGCATTCTTGAATCGATCGGCGTCGAGATCATCGGAGTGATGTCCCCAGTCTCAATCTGCATGTTTTTGGTAGTCCTCTTGGTCTATTCCCTCTCTCCTTCCAACCCCTTTTCTTCTCCCTCCATTCCCATTCGCACAGCAGCCAATCTCGTCTACCTCGAGACCCCATCTGACTCCGCTACCCAAAAGCTCGAAGGATCTCTCTTGAACGCCTTGGTCTTCGTCATCCTCATCGCCGTCGTCACTTTCCTCTTGGTCGTCCTCTACTACTATAACTTCACCAATTTCTTGAAAAACTACATGCGCTTCTctgctttctttgttttggcCACTATGGGTGGCTCGATATTCCTCTCGATCATTCAACATTTCTCGATACCGGTCGATTCCATCACTTGTTTCTTGCTGCTTTTCAACTTTACGGTTGTGGGTGTGTTGTCAGTTTTCTCAGGTGGGATACCCATAATCTTGAGACAAGCGTATATGGTTTCTTTGGGGATAATTGTTGCCACTTGGTTTACGAAATTGCCTGAATGGACTACTTGGGCTTTGTTGGTAGCATTGGCTGTGTATGATTTGGTGGCAGTGTTGGCCCCCGGTGGACCTTTGAAGCTTTTGGTCGAATTGGCTTCAAGTCGGGATGATGAATTGCCGGCGTTGGTTTACGAGGCTAGACCGGTCGTGTCGAGGAGTCGGGGGTCGAATTTGGGGCTTTTGGTTGGTGGGGTTTCGGACTCTGGTTCGGTTGAGCTGCAGGCGGTTAACGAGGGCGAAAACCACCGGCCGACTACTAATGAAGGGGAGAGTTTCCCATTGGTGAGTCATTCACGGGAACGGCATTCGTTCAGCAGTGAATCCTCGGAACAATCGACTGTAGTTGTGTCTTGTGATCGAGTGCAGAATCGGGAGCCTGAGATTGTTGTTGATGAGGAGATGTCTCCCCTTGTTGAGATGATGGGATTAGGGAATGAGAGAGAGCAGCAGACGAGGAGGGATAATGTGGAAGTGCATGGTGGTGGTAGTGATAGAGGTATTAAACTTGGCCTTGGAGACTTTGTTTTCTATAGTGTTCTTGTAGGCAGAGCTGCAATGTATGATCTTATGACAGTGTATGCTTGTTACCTTGCAATTATTTCGGGACTTGGCTGCACTCTTATTTTGTTATCAGTGTGCCATCGAGCTCTGCCTGCCTTGCCTATTTCGATTGCATTGGGTGTTGTTTTTTACTTCCTGACTCGGTTATTAATGGAGCCTTTCGTGGTCGGGACAGCAACAAATTTGATGATGTTTTGA